TCATCTCTGGACATTTCATTATCCGGAAACAAAACCTCCATGATCTGTTCATCGTAATAACCATCTAGCACTGCTTCGAACTTTCCAGTAAACGTCGCTTGATTCATCGGGTCTGTATATTCAGGAACATAGTTTTTGTGCATATGCTCAAGCTTAACGTCAAACGTGTTTCCGGTAAGTGCCAATTCTTCTTGAAACTGCTCGTACATTGTCGGTGTAATATACCCTTTCGTCCGCACCGCATCTACAAATTTAGTCACTGTGTTATATGTCGTCAGCCGGGATAGATCATCCTGTCTTCCAGCAGCTTCAACTGCCGGGTACACATAAAGGAGCAGGACAGCAAGCAGAGCTGCAAGTATTTTGGACACACTGTTGATCACGAGGCATCTGCCGCCTTTCGATAATGAATTTGCTCGAGCTTACCAACTGTTCCTCTTATATATTCCACGCTGTATTGATCTCCGGCATTAAGATCAAGGTTGTCAGCCGGGATCTTCCCGTCAACATATATGACAATGTCCTCCTGTGGAAACTGTACTACACTGCGCACATAAGCACCGCTGACCGTGGGCCTTACTGCTTCTCCAAGGATGGTCTGTATACGACCATCCTGTCCTGACTGATGGATATGTCTTGCTGATGCTGTAGTTTCCATCGAAGATATTAGAGATACAGCTAATAAACATGCGCCAACCCAGGTCGTAACAGCTACAGCGATAAGCAGCATGGATCTAGTGTGTTCTCCCAGATCACAACCCCTTCTCTCTTTCCATAATTAAGCAATTCCCTAGCTGCTTAGGACTGTACAAATAGTAAACCTCTCACGACATTAGAGTTGTCCTTAACCACAGTAGCTTTGAATCTACCGCTAGGATTTACATATTCGTTCAGACGCTCATTCAATGTATCGTTCAGCACTCCACTGGTACCGCCCTCCGGATTAACGACTTCCCCATATCCATTATTCGTGGCGGAGCTGGTATTCAACGGGTATCCGTACCACTGACCTTCTGGATTCTTGCCTGTTCTGATATAGATCCCAAACTGATCTTTACCTGCAAATTTACGAAGTGCATTCGTCACTTGGGATCCGCTGATTGTGGTTCCGTCATACACGGTAAAAGCAGCCTGTGACAGCTCGGTCTGAATGTCGGCAAAATTGTTCTGTGCAGTCTTTGTAGCTTCCTGAGCTGAAATAAACAGAATAACGACGATCGTGATTAGTGCAATAGTAAGAAAAATACCTGCAGCTACTTTAAGAGCAGATGATGCATTTTGCATGGTTATACCTCCGATATAATTTTGATTTATAGGAATCATTTCATAACTCATTTGTAAGATGATGATTGAATTCATTAGACTTTAGCTCAAAGCCTCTGTATTTGCTCATAGTAAATATTCATTTGTGTGAAGCTCACCGTAATTAGCGGAATGACTAGATACAGGAAAATTAGCGAGTACATCGGCATGAAACCGATCATTTTTCCCCATTCCGCTTTCTTGTCAATCATTTGGGCATACTCCTGCCTTCGCTGTTCGAAATAAAACGACATCTGCCCTTCCAGATCATCAAAGGCTTCCTTGATCGTAATTGCCCCAAGAGACAACATAAGCTTATCTATCATTCTTTGAAATTCAGGCAAAGTCACTTCTTCTTTAAGGAGCTCCAGTGCTGCTTCTGGTCCCTGCTCGAAATGAAGCAGACATTTTTGAAGCGGTGTTTTGAAAATGACAGCAAAACGGTTCAGCCACTCCAAAATTTCCTCAACTGACATTCGGTCCATTTCTCTTAATATAGAAATCACCGTCTGATATTGATAAATTTCATGCTTCATATCCATACTTCGTACTTTACGCTGCATGTATAGCAGCAATAAGGGTAGTTGAAAGCCTACATACCCGATTCCGAAGCAGAGAGCCAGCTCCCACCACTTAAGAAATTCATCATTCCAAGCTTGGAGCTTGTCCATAATTCGAGATACGGATGCAAGCACTGTTTCTCGATCCTGCGACTTCTCAGATACCGCAAGGAGTAATCGTTCAACTTCTTCATAAGAGCTGTGAGCATTCATATTCAGATCACGCATTACCTTCTCATCCAGCTCACTCCATGCAAGTGCTTCCTCGAGCTCATCATCAGGCAGCTTTCCAAAGATTGTTGTCTGGGTTACCGGCTTGGTCAGAATGTGCTGCTTCTCAACATGATGCAAGTACAGCACACTGCCAAATGCGACGAAAAAGCAAATACTGGCACATAGAAGCCGTCTTACCACAAACCACTCCACTTTCAAATGCGTATTCGTATCACGGAGCAGCTTGACCATCGAATGATATTGTTTGGTACCTGACTGGGGCACAAAGCTTGAAACGAACGGTTGAATCCATTTCCAGCGATAAATCTGTTTTTCGAGGATTCTTTTTTGCTGAGTGACCCGAAAAGTTGTCTCCTGATTACGTTGAAGCTGCTGAAGCATAAGATAACAACCAATGATGATGACGTAGATGGATAATAGAATGATGAAACCCATCTTGCTGTCATAAAATTCATTCATGGTCGGAAAGCTGCTTCTGGCCCAGTTCTCGATTGGCTTCGTAAAGAAGACCGGAATGAGACTGATCAAATTAAGTCCTTTTAACAGATAATCAAGCTTGTCCAGCCGTAGTATTTCAAGATGGATCTCTTGAGTCAGGCTGCTGATCCCTGTTAAATACATAGAGCTCTGATCCGCATGCTGATCACCAAATTCCATGACCATATAGGAGATTCCGGCAAAGGCTTTCAGGAAGCGATTGGGAGCTGTCTCATAATATCGCTCAAGTGCTTCATCCGGATTAACAGAGGTTAAAGCCGCATAGATATGCATTGCATGCCGGGCAGCCTCCCCATGAGCGAACTCTGCAGCTTCGTACAGCGCTTCCTCCACCATGCCGTGCTGATGGTACCTGTGACGTACATCGGCGAACAATTCAATCATTTCAGACAATAGCTTCCTCTCTTGCCTTGCTACCGTCATATCCAGGAACAGACTGTTAATGATAACGCCAACAAGGCAGGACAATACAAGGAAGCTGAGCCCTGGCTGTAGGGAGAAGAGAATGCCTCCTGCGGTGAGAAAAGAAATCCATATGGACCATGTAAGCTTCATCGTTTGACATCGGAGCAGATACTCGCTCATCCCCTGCTGATAGCTTAATTTCTTCCTCACTAGCAAGATGTACCCCGACAGCACAGGAATCTTGATTCCTACCAAATAAGATCTAGTAAAAAAAACATTAAAGAATGCCGCTAGCTGCGTAGATGTACTTGTTGTATTGGAATTGTATGGAATCGCTCCTACTCGCTGCTCTTGCTGACGCTTGGCGCGAGATATCAAACCGATCACAACTATAAAAGCGGCCAGAGAGATAAACAAGAGAATCAGCAGCCATTCTTTAAGAGACATGAGCTTCACCTCGGTGTGACAAAAGCCAGCGTTCAAACGATTCGGCATCTTCCTTGTTCATGTGTGATAGCATATCTGCTCTGTTGGCCTCAGATATAGCGGATGTTATGATGTATCTCCCTGCTCTATACTCAACAATATTCCTGTATGTAAAAGCGGGATGCCCTGATCGCAAATGGCCGGGAACCAGCACACATTCTGTGATCCGTTCGATATATCTTCTGCCGTCTGCGTCCTTTCTTAGATGAATATCAAAATTGATAACACTTGCTACCTGCTCCTCGGCTATGGATTCCTGGCTGAACATTCCGGCCTTTAAGAGCGAATTTCTTAAGGAGAAGATAAGATCCGGAAATGTTTTGGAATGATGCGTAAAGACCGTAAACAGGCTGGCAACCTGCGACATTTGTATCATCCATGCGGCTACCTCATCGCTTGCCACTTCACCGAGAATATTGACCGTTCCATCGGTCTTCTTCTGTAGATCAAGACCTTCTTGTCCTGAGATATGATCTGTTTCCCGGAATGTTAATATGTTACGCCTGCTGTATAGCTTCCTTAAATGCAATTCAAAGGCCATTTCCTGTACACGAAGCGTATGATAAGGGTAGATATGCTTAATCATCGCCATTAGTAGTGTTGTTTTACCTGAACCCTGTGCTCCCGTAACGGCGGTTATACGGCTGCCTTTCATGAGATACTCAATGAATTCAATGACCGGCTCTGCATTCTCACCAACAATTAATTTAGATAAAGCTGTATTCTGAAGATCAAACTTACGAACAAAGAATGCCCAGGACTCAGAGAACGGAGGTCGGACCACGACCACCCTTGAGCCGTCCTTCATCTCGTTTACTTTGTAGCCTTTTGATTCTGACAACTGTCCGGGATGATTATATTTATAAATATTTTGGCAGACTCTTCTCAGCTCCCGCTCTGATCCAAAAGACAAAAAGGACAAATGAATGGACTTGCCTTTGTAAAATATCCAGATACTCTCTATGGATTTCGAAGGAATATCATCTTTTATATCCGTTGTTATAGGAATATTTCTGCTAAATCCATCACGGGGAAACGAAGACAAATCTGTACCCAGCATCCCGCTCACACCCCCACTGACTCCATCAATTCGCTGGTCACGAATTTCGTCAACGATAGAAAATCCCTTGTACTGCTGATAAATCCGTTGAACGACAATGTTCAGCTTATCGGTAAAATGGAGCTCTCTATACTCACAAGCGAAGATGTGTCTTATATCCTCCTCTGTTATCGCGTAATAGCCTGCAGCCTCCTCTTGATCCCATCTCAGTTCAGCTAAATCATAGGTATCAATCAGGCTAGAAAGCGCCTCGGTTCCATATTGCTGTTTATACAAATAAAAGACGATTTCAAACTGATCCTGAACCGTTAAGTTTAGGGTGTGGTCAAACGGAATTGCTTCGTTAATGCTCTTCTCGTTTAGCCCATAGCTGTGAAGTAATAGATCCTTGATTATATTTTTAACAAATGACTTATCACTGACACTTCCCGAGATACAATCCTTAAGTGCGCGTCTCATTTCAGCCCGTTGATTTAATTTTCGTTTGTATTCCTCTTCATGTAATCCTGCATCTGCAAGCTGGCTATGACTGAGTTCGTGCAGCGACTGCTTAATATACTCTGTCAAATTCTCAATCGTACGGGGTTCATGATGAGCTCCTAAGGATATTCCAGAATAGGCTTTGGCCCTCGCTCTGATTCGTAAGATGATCAATATCATACAGATGCAAACCAGGCAGATGAGAAGAGCATTCATTGCAGCCTCTCCCCGCATTTATGCTCCCCTCTCCAGCTGCTTCAAGATTGTACGCAAACCTGCATTTTCCATAATGCATTTGGCCAGCTCCCGAATGCTCGAAGCGTGCTCACCCCGTTGACCGTTTTTCTTGTCCAAATTCATGTTCTGCTGCAAATAAGAAGGTACATCCCGCCGATTCCAGGCATCCTTAAATTCAGTACAGTAAGGCACTCCAATGACCGGGTGTTTGTAATTAAAGCGCCGCTTCATATTGTTTATGGAACAATGGGAATCTGTGTCATAATGCCCCACTGTCATGATAACCTTTTTGTTTTCCAGGTCTTTTTTTAATTCTGTATCGCCAAAATAATTTTCCAGCACTCTCAAGTTTTGATCCAAGTTAATGACGACCACATCAGCATCCTTCAACATATCTCGCTCCATCCTGTCTCTATTTCCGGCATCCAGCATGACAAGATCATATACCTCACTTGCCGTCTTCAATACCGAAGGCATATATTTTGCATATTCTTCATTTACATCTATCCCATTCTGCATTCTTGCTCCTGGCAGCAAATCCAGCTGTCTGGACAAAGGCACCGTATAATCTCTGAATTTGTCTCTCGTAAGACTGCCGCTTAAATACAGCCGCAGCAATGCGTCCCACCCGGTAGTTGCAAATATGCTCGTCATATGGTCCATGCTGTCCTCTCTGACTGGCAGCGCTGCTTCTATACTGTCTCCCGCTCTATGCATATGCATAGACAAGACACGGACATGGTGCGTGAGTGTAATCATCAGTGCGGACAAAATGAGGTGAGAAGATGTTCCTCTCCCGTTTACCGGGCTCCAAAATACAACAGTGCTCATGCTCTCTTCCTCTCTCTCGATTGTAGTGCCCGCCTTGTCTCGGCAGGCTCAATGCCAGCAACCATTTCCATTAACTCGGCAAGCGACTTCTTGTAATCTCTGGAGTAATGCCGAAAGCTGCGTCTTCGATGATGCTCGTTCTCAAGCCGTACCGCTGTATCCAGTTCATCTGAGCGGAACCAAACCGGGCTGCCCTGGAATTCAATCGGACTATCCTCATAGTAAGCCCAAATATAAGACTCGATGTGCGTATCTACCGCCTCTATATAGAGCTTATAAAACGGAGGAAGACGATCCACAACCATCTGGCTGCACAGCTCTTTAATCCACGCTTTGCCACACTCCAGGGTCATGCGTGAGTAATCCGTCGTCCATACTCTTGCTGCAGCGGATAGCCATTGATCCGTGTTCAGGAACCCCGTAAGCTCAATGTCAAAGATCACATAGTCATAGAGGACATCTTCATTCAACTCGAGTAACGCCTGCTCAACCTCGTTAAATTGCCGATATCCAATGGCTACATCAAAGCCTTCATATTCTGTAACGGCTGGAGTAGAATGACCTTCCTCAATACAATATCGATATCGTCCATCTACAGTACCATCGACTAAAATGACCCGATATCCGCTGACAGACAAAATTTTGCTCATATTAAGCAGCAGATCGGTTTTGTCACACGGCCCGGCAAAAACATAGCTTTTCACTCGGTTCCCCCTTCCTGTGCTGTATCCATATTCGTATCCTTCCATAAGGTCTCTTCATCATTTGATGCATCTAATAGACTATTGCCATTGTCTACTTGCTCGTTCAAGGTGTTGTTCCAGTGCGAGGTTCTGTTATCATTCGTGCGAGCAAGTCCATCCTCAATGGATTCAGACACCATGTAATTGGATGAGGAGGATTCATTTAATGCCCTTTCCAAGGAACTGCGCAGCTGCGCAGCAAGTGCCTGCTCGGCCAGATCTACGATATTAGGATTGGATTCGATCAGCGTCAGCACTTCCTTATTGGCTGGATAGGTTGGTATTGCACGTTCTTGAAGTTCAGGTTCTACATATGTAAGAGAATATAATGAGGCTTTGTGAAGATAGGCATCTACCATGGCACTCGATAAAGTGAGTATCTCTGCTTCTGTTAAAGTCATCCACATCGTGGCCCCATCCAGATCGTGAACCTTCTTCTTCGATAGTACAATGTAATCCTGTCCTGTAGGGAACTGAATCCGGACATCAATCCGATCACCTGCATCCAATTGTGAGGGACGGGCAATAACCGAAATTTCTCGATTCCTTAAGTCATCCGGTGTCGGCTCCTCGTCATATAGCATTGCGGCAGTAAGCGAGGTACCGGCCTTGAGCTCAATCTTCGCCACACTTCCCGCAATATCATCCAGCTCACTTATTAAGTTGACAGGTGCTTGTCCTTGCGGTACCTTCACTGCTCTTACATCTGAATCTTTGATTGATGCTCCTGCCTGAATATCATGTACCATCACATAACCTGTCTTGCTATCCTTCTGTTCGGCTACAAGCTGTTTTTTAATCTCCAGAAGCTCTTGTTCATGCTTCAATTCCAGTGAATCTGCGGAGTCCTTGTCCAATTTCCAGTCGTACAGCAATAATCCACTAAACAAAATACTTGCTGCTCCCGCTCCGATGAGTCCGGCATAAATCTTTTTCTTGCTCTGTTTACGAAGTTTAGACACTCGTGGGTCTCCTTTACTAAACTCTACTTATGCTTTTTTGAATAAGAACCTTCTTCTCTTGCCAATCGGTTTAATCGTGTGTAACAGCTCATGCAACACCTCATCCATTTGCTCTGTACGGTCAAAAGGATCAAAATGTGGCGGAACACTGTAAACTCTGGTTGAATCCATCCTTTTCCTCATTCTGTTCACCGTCTCCTTGGAGGCAAGCGGCAGCAGATAAGTCCATTTTAATTTGGGCTGATTAGGATACGATTGCATAAACGAGGCCATGTCATCCTGCTTCCATTCGGCAGCAGCATTTACGACTATAGGAAGATCACTTCTGAAAAACTCTTCCATCTGACTGTAGTCTCTCTCGCTCCCCAGATCCAGGACGACATATTGATAGCTGCCTCCCAGAAGCTCAACCATCTCATACTTGCTGCTTCTCTGGACATAATGAACTCCTTCAATATCAAAGCTCTTGGCCTGAATATGCTCAGCATCGCGGTAAGCAATTGCCTTAATCCTGGAAAAAGCAACAGACCGCTTCGACATCTCAATTATGGCCACCTTGTTACCCAGTCTGGCTAAATAATGGCTGATCGCAATTGCGGTATGGGTTACACCTGCTCCAGCGGCTGTACCGGTGAGTGCAACAATTCGAGTTCCCTGCATCATGCCATCAGACGTTCTAATCACATTCCCATGCTCATAGTGTTCAGATAATCTATACATTTCCTCTCTAAGCTCATTGATCGATTGGTATCTGGCCTGTGGTTCATACCTTAACAGCCGTCTCATAACAGGTATATATTTTCGAACGCTTTCATTCCTAAGCAGCTGCTCCACGCCAGCGATCCATTCACTATGTGCTCCTCTAGTTGACATGTACAGAAACAATGCCCCCAGACTGTATAAATCGCTCCTTGCATCCGTCTGCCCTGAACCAAACTGTTCAGGAGCTGCGAAGCCGATCGTACCAAGCTTCACCGTGTCTTCATTACCAGAGAGCTTGTACTTTCTGGCGATTCCAAAATCAATCAATCGAATCTCGTCATGCTGGGCGATCATAATATTGCCGGGCTTCAAATCACGATAGATCATCGGCGGTGTAAGCCCATGTAAATAATCCAACACCTCCATAATTTGATGAATAATTCTAATCATCGTATTGACTGGGATCTGAAATTGTTTATGCTGCAGATACTCCTGGAGTGTTATTCCATCAATAAAGTCCATGACCAAATAACTGTATCCGTCCTCATCCGGCGCAAAAAAATCTACAATATGCGGGAGTCTGGAATGGTGCAATGTAATTAAGGTCTCCGCTTCTGACACGATACTCCCATGGAACTCCGGGAGGCTCACATTTTCCTTGACAGCCCATTTCTTGCCGGGCAGCTTGAGATCCTCAGCCAGATAAACATGGCTCATACCTCCAGTTCCAATTTTTCGAATCACACGATATCTCCCTCCGAGGACTGAGCCTCGTTCCAAACGGGAAGGCTGCTTCATTCAAAACCCCCTAACAGGCACAAAAAAAAGGAAAGCCCCTATAGCGGTCTGCAGAATCCTGCTGAACCTTGGCTATAGGGATGCTTTCCCATTTCCGTACTGGTTAATTTTGGGTTAATTATATGACATAGACAGGGATATGTAAAGTGTTTTTTTGCTTTATATAGCAAAAGAGGATCACGGCTATAATAGACGGACCCTCTATATAAGATAATGCGGCTTAGTACTTAATCATATATAGCGTGATTTCATCACGGTTATGGAATAGCTGCTTGGCTCTCTGCACCTGCATTCGAGCATCCTCGAATACTTCAATAACTTCACGAATTAGGGCCATCGGCTTCTTATGCATAAGTTTAACCGTCACGACCGCCGTTCCTCCTGATTGAAGACTATCCAGTAAGCCTGTCACCAGTTTGGCCATAAGTTTCGGACTCCAGCTCATATCACATACGAGAAGATCAAACTCGTTATCTCTGAATTTGACATCGCCCGCATTCTTGGAGAGGTACTTCAGATTCGGATGATCCAGCAGGGAAGGGTTCATTTTCGCGGGATCTACCGCGGTGACTTGAAGGCCTCTTTCCAGAAGGAATGAAGTCCAGCCCCCCGGAGCTGCGCCGATATCGAGTGCACGATGAAAGGACGAGAAAGGGATACCCAGCGTTTTTTCCGCCTCTAGCAGCTTGAACTTTGCTCTTGAGATTTGTCCCTCTTCCTTCTGAAAACGAACTGCGCCTCCGTTCCAATCGGACAGATTATCCGCAGGAGCAGAGACGCCGGCATACAAGCGTTCTCCGGTCAGATAAACAGAGACAACCTTGTCGGCATCCTGAACCGTATGTTCTGCATGCAATTCATCAATGCCGGCAAGTATATACTGCTTTAATGTACCCGAGGTTTCCGTCCATGCGCTTTCTTCGGTCTTACGCACCTGCAAGGCAAACGTCCCCTCTTGAAGGGCAGGATGTGCCATTAAATAGCGATATAGACGGGCAAATGAAGCCTCTTGATCCTCTACATTTTCTTCAAACTGAACTGGGAACACATGTCTCAAGAATATGAGCGGTTCCCTCGTGAGCAGGTCGTTCACTGCTGACTGCTCTCTCGGCAGGGTCGCCAGGAAGACTTCGCTCTGTACTATAACTGAGCTTTTCACACTCCCAAATACTCTTCGAAGCTCCTCTTGAGCATACGGAGCAAACCCATGATTTGCGGTACAAATGAATCTTGCAGAATGTGCTTCTGCGTATTGTTCTTGATTAGTCAAAATAGGTTAACCTCCACTGCATACCCGTATCCATGGTCTGTCCTCGAACCAATCCAGCTCTACAGCAATACCATAGGTATGCATTATTGTTTCTTTTGTCAATACTTCCTTCTTAGGTCCTGCAGCTGCAACCATGCCATCCTTGATAAGTGCAATATGAGTAAATAAGGGCATAATCTCTTCAATATGATGAGTCACATAGACGATCGAAATATCTTTGTTTCCGATCTCATCCACCGCTGACAGCATTTTTTCTCTCTCGAATAAATCAAGACCTGAGCACGGCTCGTCCATAATTAACAATTTGGGCTGTGCCATGAGTGAGCGGGCGAGGAGCACCTTTTTTCTTTCTCCTTGAGACAATGTCCCAAATGGCTGCTCCGCTAAATGAGCAAATCCAATCTCGGCCAGCCGGGCACGGGCCTGCTCCTGCACCTCGTCAGGAATATGCTGATAGAAGCGTAGAAATGCAAAAGCACCCGTGGCCACAACCTCCCATACCGGATCCTTCAGTGCGAGCTTTTCAATCAGTGTTTGACTGATGTAGCCAATCTCCTTACGAACTTCGCGCACGTCGCATTCGCCATACAAGTAATCCAGTACTTTTACCTTGCCCTCAGAGGGAAACATATAACCCATGGTCATCTCAAGTATGGTCGTTTTGCCGCTGCCGTTTCTACCAAGAATGACCCAGTTTTCTCCTGCCTTCATTTCAAGATTAACATCATTTAATATTTGCTTGTCTCCCCGGCGAAGACTGACGTGCTCCATTTCGATCATATGATTACCCTCCTGATTTGAGAGAGCAGATGCTCTACGGATTCCATTCGATATATCGATGTAGGGAGTTCTTTTGCACCGCTAAACAGCAATACGGCAGGGACGCTCCTGATCTGGTATTGCTGTACGAGACTTTGAATCTGGGTGATATTCGCTTCATATAAAACGCCTGAAGGCAATAAGTGCTCACATACCTCCAGCATACGCCGAGCTGCATGACATGTACCGCATAACGGAGTGTAGACAAACAAGGCAAAAGCCTGTCCCTCCCAAGCCATCTTCAAAATTCCTTGTTCAGTAGCTTCAATCATGCCTAATCCTGCCTCACAGTACCTGAAATGCTCGCTAGCAATTCATAAGGAATGGGACCGTTATGCACTTCTACATCTTCAGGCTTGTTTGAATACAGCAATTCATACATGGCTCTTCTTCCATAGTCACTCGAGGTATGCAGATATATTTTCTCGGGATACACGTTGCGTTCCACAATAAAAGAAGCGATCTCAAGCCCTGTCGGCTTGTCATAACCCAGATCATAGTCTAATGACAAAATGTTTACTCCATATTCATTGAGCAGCAGCTTACATTCTTCTGCATCTCGAGCAAGTGTGAATCCTGGAGGGCAAGCCCGGTAATCATCCAAAAAAATGTTCATGAACCGCTCTCCTCTCCTCGTTAGTTTAGC
This sequence is a window from Paenibacillus urinalis. Protein-coding genes within it:
- a CDS encoding serine/threonine protein kinase; amino-acid sequence: MKQPSRLERGSVLGGRYRVIRKIGTGGMSHVYLAEDLKLPGKKWAVKENVSLPEFHGSIVSEAETLITLHHSRLPHIVDFFAPDEDGYSYLVMDFIDGITLQEYLQHKQFQIPVNTMIRIIHQIMEVLDYLHGLTPPMIYRDLKPGNIMIAQHDEIRLIDFGIARKYKLSGNEDTVKLGTIGFAAPEQFGSGQTDARSDLYSLGALFLYMSTRGAHSEWIAGVEQLLRNESVRKYIPVMRRLLRYEPQARYQSINELREEMYRLSEHYEHGNVIRTSDGMMQGTRIVALTGTAAGAGVTHTAIAISHYLARLGNKVAIIEMSKRSVAFSRIKAIAYRDAEHIQAKSFDIEGVHYVQRSSKYEMVELLGGSYQYVVLDLGSERDYSQMEEFFRSDLPIVVNAAAEWKQDDMASFMQSYPNQPKLKWTYLLPLASKETVNRMRKRMDSTRVYSVPPHFDPFDRTEQMDEVLHELLHTIKPIGKRRRFLFKKA
- a CDS encoding cyclic-phosphate processing receiver domain-containing protein encodes the protein MNIFLDDYRACPPGFTLARDAEECKLLLNEYGVNILSLDYDLGYDKPTGLEIASFIVERNVYPEKIYLHTSSDYGRRAMYELLYSNKPEDVEVHNGPIPYELLASISGTVRQD
- a CDS encoding ABC transporter ATP-binding protein, with amino-acid sequence MIEMEHVSLRRGDKQILNDVNLEMKAGENWVILGRNGSGKTTILEMTMGYMFPSEGKVKVLDYLYGECDVREVRKEIGYISQTLIEKLALKDPVWEVVATGAFAFLRFYQHIPDEVQEQARARLAEIGFAHLAEQPFGTLSQGERKKVLLARSLMAQPKLLIMDEPCSGLDLFEREKMLSAVDEIGNKDISIVYVTHHIEEIMPLFTHIALIKDGMVAAAGPKKEVLTKETIMHTYGIAVELDWFEDRPWIRVCSGG
- a CDS encoding thioredoxin family protein produces the protein MIEATEQGILKMAWEGQAFALFVYTPLCGTCHAARRMLEVCEHLLPSGVLYEANITQIQSLVQQYQIRSVPAVLLFSGAKELPTSIYRMESVEHLLSQIRRVII
- a CDS encoding SAM-dependent methyltransferase; this encodes MLTNQEQYAEAHSARFICTANHGFAPYAQEELRRVFGSVKSSVIVQSEVFLATLPREQSAVNDLLTREPLIFLRHVFPVQFEENVEDQEASFARLYRYLMAHPALQEGTFALQVRKTEESAWTETSGTLKQYILAGIDELHAEHTVQDADKVVSVYLTGERLYAGVSAPADNLSDWNGGAVRFQKEEGQISRAKFKLLEAEKTLGIPFSSFHRALDIGAAPGGWTSFLLERGLQVTAVDPAKMNPSLLDHPNLKYLSKNAGDVKFRDNEFDLLVCDMSWSPKLMAKLVTGLLDSLQSGGTAVVTVKLMHKKPMALIREVIEVFEDARMQVQRAKQLFHNRDEITLYMIKY
- a CDS encoding SAF domain-containing protein translates to MSKLRKQSKKKIYAGLIGAGAASILFSGLLLYDWKLDKDSADSLELKHEQELLEIKKQLVAEQKDSKTGYVMVHDIQAGASIKDSDVRAVKVPQGQAPVNLISELDDIAGSVAKIELKAGTSLTAAMLYDEEPTPDDLRNREISVIARPSQLDAGDRIDVRIQFPTGQDYIVLSKKKVHDLDGATMWMTLTEAEILTLSSAMVDAYLHKASLYSLTYVEPELQERAIPTYPANKEVLTLIESNPNIVDLAEQALAAQLRSSLERALNESSSSNYMVSESIEDGLARTNDNRTSHWNNTLNEQVDNGNSLLDASNDEETLWKDTNMDTAQEGGTE
- a CDS encoding ATPase, T2SS/T4P/T4SS family; protein product: MRGEAAMNALLICLVCICMILIILRIRARAKAYSGISLGAHHEPRTIENLTEYIKQSLHELSHSQLADAGLHEEEYKRKLNQRAEMRRALKDCISGSVSDKSFVKNIIKDLLLHSYGLNEKSINEAIPFDHTLNLTVQDQFEIVFYLYKQQYGTEALSSLIDTYDLAELRWDQEEAAGYYAITEEDIRHIFACEYRELHFTDKLNIVVQRIYQQYKGFSIVDEIRDQRIDGVSGGVSGMLGTDLSSFPRDGFSRNIPITTDIKDDIPSKSIESIWIFYKGKSIHLSFLSFGSERELRRVCQNIYKYNHPGQLSESKGYKVNEMKDGSRVVVVRPPFSESWAFFVRKFDLQNTALSKLIVGENAEPVIEFIEYLMKGSRITAVTGAQGSGKTTLLMAMIKHIYPYHTLRVQEMAFELHLRKLYSRRNILTFRETDHISGQEGLDLQKKTDGTVNILGEVASDEVAAWMIQMSQVASLFTVFTHHSKTFPDLIFSLRNSLLKAGMFSQESIAEEQVASVINFDIHLRKDADGRRYIERITECVLVPGHLRSGHPAFTYRNIVEYRAGRYIITSAISEANRADMLSHMNKEDAESFERWLLSHRGEAHVS